One genomic window of Actinoalloteichus hoggarensis includes the following:
- a CDS encoding nitroreductase family protein produces the protein MSKPTVPSGTSDHRADSSAALHPLIADRWSPRNLDPTAELTMEQLRPLFEAARWAPSWGNSQPARYLVGIRGTETFDRIAATLSRGNKAWAPAAAALVIGVAVVLDEEGRPLPYGEYGLGLATQNLVLQAVAEGLVAHQMAGFDAAAIAEEFGLPDSVEPRVAIAVGTLAQPDTGPLDLRERDAKPRRRRALDELVSGEAWGTPAF, from the coding sequence GTGAGCAAGCCGACCGTCCCGAGCGGGACCTCCGATCACCGCGCGGACAGCAGCGCGGCGCTGCACCCGCTCATCGCGGACCGGTGGAGCCCGCGCAACCTCGATCCCACGGCCGAGCTGACGATGGAACAGCTGCGTCCGCTCTTCGAGGCGGCGCGCTGGGCACCCTCCTGGGGCAACAGCCAACCCGCTCGCTACCTCGTCGGCATTCGCGGCACCGAGACCTTCGATCGCATCGCCGCCACGCTGTCGCGGGGGAACAAGGCCTGGGCGCCTGCCGCCGCCGCGTTGGTGATCGGCGTCGCCGTCGTGCTCGACGAAGAGGGGCGTCCGCTGCCCTACGGCGAATACGGCCTCGGGCTGGCCACGCAGAACCTCGTGCTCCAAGCGGTCGCGGAGGGGCTGGTCGCCCACCAGATGGCGGGGTTCGACGCGGCGGCGATCGCCGAGGAGTTCGGGCTGCCCGACAGCGTCGAGCCCCGGGTGGCCATCGCCGTCGGCACGTTGGCACAGCCGGACACCGGCCCGCTGGACCTGCGGGAGCGCGACGCCAAGCCCCGTCGACGCCGAGCCCTCGACGAACTCGTCTCGGGGGAGGCCTGGGGGACCCCCGCGTTCTGA
- a CDS encoding glycosyltransferase family 39 protein — translation MSATSTAEDARSDPSHGRGSEQARPSIAARLADWAATHPRTARLAVLAAPAVVYLALRQLGLIVLGWAADRHGVSPIDARTSWDGQWYLSIATRGYSDVSPDLYDAFGRRTEDTSTAFFPGYPALVRLLDAVPGGEAVPAALLVSLLSGVACAYALMRLAASVSDSRRVGLILVALFTCTPLSIALSMAYSEALFCALAAWALVGVVERRWLLAGLCCAATGLVRPTAAALILAVGLAALVAVLHRRDGWRPWVAGLLAPLGMLGYLGWVAVRTGSPTGWFDVQQAGWDSRFDGGAATLRFTTEVLASGQSVLEVGTVALLIAGVVSTVVAVRMRLPWPLVVYGAGVLVMDLGSNGLMNSKARLLLPAFTLLIPVALGLGRRRPGTAVAVVAAAALAGSWFGAYALVAWPYAI, via the coding sequence TTGTCCGCCACGTCGACGGCCGAGGACGCACGTTCGGACCCCTCGCACGGCCGGGGGTCTGAGCAGGCAAGACCGTCGATCGCCGCGCGGCTCGCCGACTGGGCCGCGACGCATCCCCGAACGGCCCGGCTCGCGGTGCTCGCGGCGCCCGCTGTGGTCTACCTCGCACTTCGCCAGCTGGGCCTGATCGTCCTCGGCTGGGCGGCTGATCGACACGGAGTGTCACCGATCGACGCGCGCACCTCGTGGGACGGCCAGTGGTACCTGAGCATCGCCACCCGGGGGTACTCCGACGTCTCGCCGGACCTGTACGACGCCTTCGGTCGTCGCACCGAGGACACCTCCACGGCGTTCTTCCCCGGCTATCCGGCCCTGGTCCGGCTGTTGGACGCCGTCCCGGGCGGCGAGGCCGTCCCGGCCGCGCTGCTGGTGAGCCTGCTGAGCGGGGTGGCCTGCGCCTATGCGCTGATGCGGCTGGCCGCCTCGGTGTCCGACTCGCGCCGCGTCGGGCTGATCCTGGTGGCGCTCTTCACCTGCACCCCGCTGTCGATCGCGCTGTCGATGGCGTACTCCGAGGCGTTGTTCTGCGCGCTGGCGGCCTGGGCGCTCGTCGGCGTCGTGGAACGCCGTTGGCTGCTCGCGGGCCTGTGCTGTGCCGCGACGGGACTGGTCCGGCCGACCGCCGCCGCCCTGATCCTGGCCGTCGGGCTGGCGGCGCTGGTCGCGGTGCTGCATCGCCGGGACGGGTGGCGGCCCTGGGTCGCGGGGCTGCTCGCCCCGCTGGGGATGCTCGGCTATCTCGGCTGGGTCGCCGTGCGCACCGGCTCCCCGACCGGTTGGTTCGACGTGCAGCAGGCGGGCTGGGACTCCCGCTTCGACGGCGGCGCGGCGACGCTGCGCTTCACCACGGAGGTGCTCGCGAGCGGCCAGTCCGTGCTGGAGGTCGGCACGGTCGCCCTCCTGATCGCGGGGGTGGTCTCCACCGTGGTCGCCGTGCGGATGCGCCTGCCCTGGCCGCTGGTGGTCTACGGGGCGGGCGTGCTGGTCATGGATCTCGGCTCGAACGGACTGATGAACTCCAAGGCACGGCTGCTGCTGCCCGCGTTCACCCTGTTGATCCCCGTCGCGCTAGGCCTCGGCAGGCGCCGACCCGGCACGGCGGTGGCGGTCGTGGCGGCCGCCGCGCTGGCCGGCTCGTGGTTCGGCGCCTATGCGCTCGTGGCCTGGCCGTACGCGATCTGA
- a CDS encoding aspartate kinase — protein MALVVQKYGGSSVQSADRIKRVAERIVETRDAGNDVVVVCSAMGDTTDEMLELAKQVSPNPPEREMDMLLTAGERISNALVAMAIHALGAEARSFSGSQAGVITTPVHQKARIIDVTPGRVQQALGEGAIVLVAGFQGVAQDTKDITTLGRGGSDTTAVALAAALNADVCEIYTDVDGVFSADPRIVSDAKHLQTITYEEMLEMAACGAKVLMLRCVEYARRYGVPVHVRSSYSNKPGTLVSGSVEDLTVEQAMITGVAHDRSEGKVTVVGVPDAPGVAGRIFRVVADAEIDIDMVLQNVSGTSSGRTDITFTLSRDNGPTAVAALERLRSEVGFEQVRYDDRVGKVSLVGAGMRSHPGVTATFCEALANAGVNIEIINTSEIRISVLIRDDDLDVAVGAIHEAFNLGTDEEAVVYAGSGR, from the coding sequence GTGGCGCTCGTCGTCCAGAAATACGGCGGTTCCTCTGTCCAGAGTGCCGACCGGATCAAACGGGTGGCCGAGCGCATCGTCGAGACCCGCGACGCGGGCAACGATGTGGTCGTCGTGTGCTCGGCCATGGGCGACACGACCGACGAGATGCTCGAACTGGCCAAGCAGGTGTCCCCGAACCCGCCGGAGCGCGAGATGGACATGCTGCTCACAGCCGGTGAGCGGATCTCCAACGCACTCGTGGCGATGGCCATTCACGCGCTCGGCGCGGAGGCCAGGTCGTTCTCCGGTTCCCAGGCGGGCGTGATCACCACTCCGGTGCATCAGAAGGCCAGGATCATCGACGTCACCCCCGGCCGGGTCCAGCAGGCCCTCGGGGAGGGCGCGATCGTCCTCGTCGCGGGCTTCCAGGGCGTCGCACAGGACACCAAGGACATCACCACGCTCGGCCGAGGCGGCTCCGACACCACCGCGGTCGCGCTCGCGGCGGCGCTGAACGCCGACGTCTGCGAGATCTACACCGACGTCGACGGCGTCTTCAGCGCCGATCCTCGGATCGTGTCCGACGCCAAGCACCTCCAGACCATCACCTACGAGGAGATGCTGGAGATGGCGGCCTGCGGTGCCAAGGTGTTGATGCTTCGCTGCGTCGAGTACGCCCGCCGCTACGGGGTACCGGTGCACGTCCGTTCGTCGTACAGCAACAAGCCCGGCACCCTGGTGTCCGGCTCAGTGGAGGATCTGACCGTGGAACAGGCGATGATCACCGGCGTCGCACACGACCGCTCCGAGGGCAAGGTCACCGTGGTCGGCGTGCCGGACGCGCCGGGCGTGGCAGGCCGGATCTTCCGGGTCGTGGCCGACGCGGAGATCGACATCGACATGGTGCTGCAGAACGTCTCGGGCACCTCGTCCGGGCGGACCGACATCACCTTCACCCTGTCGAGGGACAACGGCCCGACGGCGGTCGCGGCACTGGAGCGGCTGCGTTCCGAGGTCGGCTTCGAACAGGTCCGGTACGACGACCGGGTCGGCAAGGTGTCGCTGGTCGGGGCGGGCATGCGCTCGCATCCGGGCGTCACCGCGACCTTCTGCGAGGCCTTGGCCAACGCGGGCGTGAACATCGAGATCATCAACACCTCGGAGATCCGCATCTCGGTGCTGATCAGGGACGACGATCTGGACGTCGCGGTCGGGGCCATCCATGAGGCCTTCAACCTCGGCACCGACGAGGAAGCCGTCGTGTACGCGGGTTCGGGCCGGTGA
- a CDS encoding aspartate-semialdehyde dehydrogenase codes for MTQTTGDDTRRPTLAIVGATGAVGSVMIDILDGRESVPWGEIRLIASARSAGKKITVRGRELTVRALAPEVFDGVDVACFDVPDEISAEWAPVAAARGAVAVDNSGAFRMDPEVPLVVPEVNVDDVARRPKGIIANPNCTTLSMMAAMGALHREFGLRELVVASYQAVSGAGQAGVDRLYAELAAVAGKDVGVRAGDVREALTAAGLVQADSPFPAPLALNVVPWAGSLKDDGWASEEIKVRNESRKILGIPDLKVSATCVRVPVVTTHSVAVHAVFERPVTVAQAREVFDAQPTVVLLDDPENGVYPTPADVVGGDPTYVGRIRQALDFPNALDFFVCGDNLRKGAALNTYEIAEQVVAG; via the coding sequence GTGACACAGACGACGGGCGACGACACGAGACGACCGACGCTGGCCATCGTCGGCGCGACCGGTGCCGTCGGCTCGGTGATGATCGACATTCTCGACGGCCGCGAGTCGGTGCCGTGGGGGGAGATCCGGCTGATCGCCTCGGCGCGCTCGGCCGGGAAGAAGATCACGGTGCGCGGGCGTGAACTGACGGTGCGGGCACTGGCCCCGGAGGTCTTCGACGGCGTCGACGTCGCGTGCTTCGACGTGCCGGACGAGATCTCGGCCGAGTGGGCGCCCGTGGCGGCGGCGCGCGGCGCGGTGGCGGTGGACAACTCTGGTGCCTTCCGGATGGACCCGGAGGTGCCGCTGGTGGTGCCCGAGGTCAACGTGGACGACGTCGCGCGGCGGCCGAAGGGCATCATCGCCAACCCCAACTGCACCACGCTGTCGATGATGGCCGCGATGGGCGCGCTGCACCGGGAGTTCGGGCTCCGGGAACTGGTCGTGGCGTCGTACCAGGCGGTCTCCGGCGCGGGTCAGGCAGGCGTCGACCGGCTGTACGCGGAGCTCGCCGCGGTGGCGGGCAAGGACGTCGGCGTCCGCGCGGGTGACGTGCGGGAGGCGTTGACCGCCGCGGGCCTCGTGCAGGCCGACTCGCCGTTCCCGGCGCCGTTGGCGCTCAACGTCGTGCCGTGGGCGGGCTCGCTCAAGGACGACGGCTGGGCGTCGGAGGAGATCAAGGTCCGCAACGAGTCGCGCAAGATCCTGGGCATCCCCGATCTGAAGGTCTCGGCGACCTGTGTCCGGGTGCCCGTGGTGACCACGCACTCGGTGGCGGTGCATGCCGTGTTCGAGCGTCCGGTGACGGTGGCCCAGGCTCGCGAGGTCTTCGACGCGCAGCCGACGGTCGTGCTGCTGGACGATCCGGAGAACGGCGTCTACCCGACTCCCGCCGACGTCGTCGGCGGCGACCCGACCTATGTGGGGCGCATCCGGCAGGCGCTGGACTTCCCGAACGCGCTCGACTTCTTCGTCTGCGGCGACAATCTGCGCAAGGGCGCCGCCCTCAACACCTACGAGATCGCGGAGCAGGTCGTGGCGGGCTGA
- a CDS encoding Fur family transcriptional regulator gives MAPTTAPRQGRDAAPDPRDALRGVGLRVTAPRLAVLEWLARHPHSTAEQVATAARSRLGVVSTQAVYDVLRACTDRGLLRRIEPAGHPARFETRTGDNHHHLVCRQCGRTVDVDCVHGDSPCLEPSDTAGFVVDEAEVVFWGRCAPCSAE, from the coding sequence ATGGCTCCCACCACGGCACCCAGGCAGGGCCGCGACGCGGCTCCCGACCCGCGCGACGCACTGCGCGGCGTCGGTCTGCGAGTGACGGCTCCTCGGCTGGCAGTGCTCGAATGGCTGGCCCGACACCCGCACTCGACGGCGGAACAGGTCGCCACCGCCGCGCGATCTCGGCTCGGCGTCGTCTCCACCCAGGCCGTGTACGACGTGCTGCGTGCCTGCACCGACCGAGGTCTGCTCCGGCGGATCGAGCCCGCGGGACACCCGGCCCGCTTCGAGACCCGCACGGGCGACAATCATCACCATCTGGTCTGCAGGCAGTGCGGGCGCACTGTCGACGTCGACTGCGTACACGGTGACTCACCGTGCCTGGAGCCTTCCGACACGGCGGGATTCGTCGTCGACGAGGCGGAAGTCGTCTTCTGGGGCCGGTGTGCCCCCTGTTCGGCCGAGTGA